From a single Candidatus Aminicenantes bacterium genomic region:
- a CDS encoding HD domain-containing protein: MPGKSGLELLEEIKQINPDVMVIMISAVKDIESAITAMEKGAYDYVSKPFKLNEVSFAASKAQEKRRLVLENKEYQKHLEKMVEERTSDLKSALQELDKTYNFTLRAMATVLDTRDTETQGHSLRVVSFTLKLAEFMQITDKNTLKVYEYGALLHDIGKIGIPDAILRKPEELTVDEWLIMKKHPAIGYNLLRRIKFLETSAQIVLHHHEAFDGSGYPSGLSGDKIPLGARIFNVADAIDAITSDRPYQKAQPLKVAVNELRRHSGRQFDPQIIAIFEEAGVDFWEQEKLRIEERIRREPDSF, encoded by the coding sequence ATGCCGGGAAAGAGCGGGCTCGAATTGCTGGAAGAGATCAAGCAGATCAATCCCGACGTGATGGTCATCATGATCTCGGCCGTCAAGGATATCGAATCGGCCATCACCGCAATGGAAAAGGGCGCCTATGATTACGTATCCAAGCCCTTCAAGCTCAATGAAGTCTCCTTCGCGGCCAGCAAGGCCCAGGAAAAAAGGCGCCTGGTGCTGGAAAACAAGGAATACCAGAAACATTTGGAAAAAATGGTCGAGGAGCGGACCAGCGATCTGAAGAGTGCCTTGCAGGAACTGGATAAAACCTACAACTTCACCCTGCGGGCCATGGCCACCGTCCTGGATACCCGCGATACCGAAACGCAGGGCCATTCCCTGCGCGTGGTCAGCTTCACCCTGAAGCTGGCCGAGTTTATGCAGATCACCGACAAGAATACCCTCAAGGTGTACGAATACGGCGCCCTGCTGCACGACATCGGCAAGATCGGCATCCCCGATGCCATCCTGCGCAAGCCGGAGGAGCTGACCGTCGACGAATGGCTGATCATGAAGAAACACCCGGCCATCGGTTACAACCTGCTGCGGCGCATCAAATTCCTGGAAACGTCGGCCCAGATCGTCCTGCATCACCATGAAGCGTTCGACGGCAGCGGCTACCCCAGCGGACTGAGCGGCGACAAGATCCCCCTGGGAGCGCGGATATTCAATGTCGCCGACGCGATCGACGCCATCACCTCGGACCGCCCCTACCAGAAAGCCCAGCCCCTCAAGGTCGCCGTCAACGAGCTGCGCCGGCATTCGGGCCGGCAATTCGATCCGCAGATCATCGCCATTTTTGAAGAAGCCGGCGTTGATTTCTGGGAACAGGAAAAACTGAGGATCGAAGAGCGCATCCGCAGGGAGCCGGACTCCTTTTAG
- the rimI gene encoding ribosomal protein S18-alanine N-acetyltransferase translates to MSPALRIRKAAAADLSAVLAIEREQFSHPWSAEHFAAELDNRVASFYLAESRENSLANGFLIFWRLGDDLELHKIAVAGACQRRGIGTCLLDFFIRKARSWHCRQALLEVRASNAAAIRLYEKYAFRCVGRRRDYYSSPVEDALVFQRLLAGQTSG, encoded by the coding sequence ATGTCGCCGGCTCTGCGGATTAGGAAGGCCGCGGCCGCCGACCTATCGGCCGTGCTGGCCATTGAACGCGAGCAATTCTCCCATCCCTGGTCGGCCGAGCATTTCGCCGCCGAACTGGACAACCGGGTGGCGAGTTTCTACCTGGCCGAGAGCCGGGAAAATTCCCTCGCGAATGGGTTCCTGATCTTCTGGCGGCTGGGCGATGATCTGGAGCTTCACAAGATTGCGGTCGCCGGCGCCTGCCAGCGGCGCGGTATCGGCACATGTTTGCTCGATTTTTTTATCCGCAAAGCCCGTTCCTGGCATTGCCGGCAGGCCCTGTTGGAAGTGCGGGCCAGCAACGCCGCCGCCATCCGCTTGTATGAAAAATACGCTTTCCGCTGCGTCGGCCGGCGCCGCGATTATTATTCGAGCCCGGTGGAAGACGCCCTGGTTTTCCAACGGCTGTTGGCCGGGCAAACAAGCGGCTAA